GAATTAAGCGTGCAATTGTGTTTACCTTATATGAAACAAGTCCGAAATATCATCCATATCAAGATAAAAATTAACGGCGTCAATAAAAGCCCGATACGTATATATATGTAGACCATCAATTCTGTGGCTAGGTAGTTTCGGTCTTGGTAACGGTATTGATAGCTCCGCTGCCAACGCTCCAGCAGCGTATACGTACTCCTTCCAAACAACTCCGTTTTGTGCGGGTTTATCAGGCTGACCGACAAAACCCAATACCGCCATGATGGGTTCGAGTTCATCATGGGTTATTAATGGTTTGAACGATTTTGTGTACCAAATTGCGAGCTTTTTCATGCACTCTCTCATCGAGTCCTCCATAGTTttaattgaattttgaatttttgaatggATAAAATAGAGAGTGTTTTGGTTTTATGGTGATGATATTAGAAGTATTGTGGAAAGATGGGATTTTATTAACAAATCTAGTAGTACCATTTATGGTTGACTTGATTTTGAAAGAGGATTTTGAAAAGTTAGGGAGTTTAATTTAATTGAAGGGGAGAAGAGAGGTTTTAGGAAGGTGTGTTttattatgtttccatcattagtTAACGGGATTACCAAACTTGGTGAATAAGTGGAATGTATTTTTTTGTGGTTCGATTAAAGAAAAGTTTGATGAGAATCTCCACAATTAGGTAAATTATTATATTTCTGATCTCATATTCTCATTATATGATTTCTTTTCTTTTAATTTGGAAAATAGAAGGTTTTTTCGATTTTgcaattttgtttatttttgagtaaattatcaattacactcaCGCCTAATCCACTTTTTTACAATTACTCGCAtgttagttgtttttttttttttttttttttttttttttttttttttttacacccAAATTATTAGCTCGGGTTATAATTTGTATTCAACCTCATTTTCAGGCGAAAAAATTATGAAATGACAATTTTGCCCCGACTATTAGTCGGGGTCTTGTGTGACATTTGCGTTGCTTCCCTTATTTCATCTCTTCAACCTAATTTTCCCCAAATATTTCACTCAAACATTTTCCCCTAAATATTCCCCCAAATCTCCATCATAATTCTTGAATCATTGAGCTCCTTTATTGAAAGATTATTCATCCATCCCAAAATTtatgtactccctccatttttttaatatatgacgttttgctttttcgaggcgagtctttgactttaatatttacaaaaatatacttcctccgtttttatataatctacccgttttattaaaatactacactcatatattcaacaaatgggtagatcatataaaaacggaggaagtatttggtaaaaaattataaaaattataccattaaattccttatgaaaaattctttcatatgagtatacatatcactatatttaatcatataatttgagagatattgaagagagaagtgtgtgtctcgaaatgtgagaaagtcatatatagaaaAATAGAGGGTGTAGTTACTTTGGGAATTAAATTGGGTTAATTTGGTGAACTtaatttttgggtaagttctccTTCATTCTTCAAAGTCACGAATTTTATTGACTGTAAATTAATTAAGCTGAACCAATGAACGAAAACAAAACAATAGGGAATGAGTTACCTTGATGATGAGGAACACAATAAACTAAGAAATTGGGGAAGATGAGAGAGAAGGATGAAGAGGAGAAGAAACATCTAGCCTATAtatgaaagaaaagtagatctatatacttacatattcatatatgttataatttaatttgtcataaaattaactaatgatcttatgcatgcaaacaaataaacaaaataaggaagaaacatccattattacattggattttcggttcaaatgggcacaagagagatcacttttctctcttgttcttgagctttccttttggatgaacaaagacccaagtgtaggatctctcccaaggatttatacccaaggcttactcttaattaaaattaatattatagatactagtacaatattaatcttgtagaaaaatgacccaaaaatattataagacacttaatattttcggttttgggaggaagaagaagagagctttttatccctctagaattcttatttttggatgagtaaagaatgaattgcactaactacatttttagtgtattattaggtaaaataagatgaaaaaccaaaatggtttttcatctcaaaaaccggtgggaaggaggggcaaagggagccaatgcatgcctttgtttatcttcacaatgcaaactagggttgcatggctaggctattagtgaatgattatgttctccactaatttaaacaacacaatatttagcctaatcctcCCCTAATTTCGGTAccttcataaaatggaacccactttatttttgtcaaatttgtcaatatgtcacatgtcatatgttacataaatttgttatgtatttttaacatattaaaaatcaacgtattaataaaatacgtcatatacaaaaatcgacttagtaattcataattacttgtaccaaaatatttctccaattataaatcacaataaattgtatttacaataattcattcaaatttaattgtttccttaaacaataatttcatctgagtaatgatacaattcaattactcagaccgtatctcatttaatcaaatttcaatgagatacgtaaattttacttccaaaatcatccgtcaatttttcaagtaatttaattaactcgtaacgttatacgattaattaaatgatcaattaagagtgttgctctataggtatgacctaggggatcaactgatcaccgccgtcgcacgacagtaatgtcaaactctagtcagtcaatcattaccgatatatgttgatcagttgacagtaaaaaaaaattacttcccaattgtattctttataatgagacttaaacatgtgatcatcatgatcaacagtcgtgatcgcattattgtcggaggacacatattccaacaatatatGCTTATAAGAGAAAGAGGAAGGGCAAAATCGTCATAAAATTAATGTTTTAACACACAAAATTTGAATTATGATAAAAATATAGTCTGGAACCGATTTTGGGTGCAAATTATAACCTGAGCTAATAATTTGGGTGAAACCGATTTCGGGTGCAAATTATAACCTGAGTTAATAATTTAGgtgtaaaataataattaaaaattgACGTGAGAGTAAGTGTAAAAAAGTGGTTTAACTGTTTAAGTgtggtgtaattgataatttactctttatCTTTTTATGATTTTGACATAGATTAAAAATAATTCATACTCATTATATAaattttttataaattaattatttaaactttatttttatttgagtaagaataactcccttttaaaattcattttttaaaatttactccctttaaaaaaaaagtttaaaaattacacccaaaatattacaaaaatttaaaaattgttacCAAACCCCTACTTttgcatttttatgacaaaaatgccccttattttatttcttatatGACGAGTACGGTGGTGAAGTTTAGGCGGAGGATTGTGATGGTTAGCACTTAGCCGTGGAGTCCTTGGGTGGTTGAAGGGTGGACATAGTTGTAATGGAGTTGGGTAGTAAAAGTAGGGGATTGGtagcaatttttaaatttttgtaatattttgggtgtaatttttaaactttttttaaaagggagtaagttttaaaaagtgtatcTTAAAAAGGAGTTATTGGTAAATTATCAAcaactcccttttaaaatacactttttaaaatttttattttcTGCATTAAAAAAAACAACATACTATATTATATTATGTTACTAGTATTGGTGACCGGCTTCggccgggctacctctacttaccattaaattttttttttcattaaataaaatttcctaaagttgcataacctataaatttatcattaatatatttttctatgacatatcctaaaattacgacgaaataaattttgagacaaatttactACTCCCGGCccgttattaatattttattcttattaatgaaacaatagtaataacatttcactacttgctcataatcattgttactttcactactcccgccgtaattattgttactgtcactaatgcggcattaatattgataatttcactactcccgtcgtaattattgttactttcactattgacgcattaatattgattatttcactattctcgttgttgtttctaccactttcactaatctcgctgtgctgataatattgttacttttactattcaaatgagtgattactatcatataactatatccaatgttactacgaTTCTTTTCTTTAgtacgaaattacttttactacttaggcatgcaattttaaggggattatatatttatataaatatatcaCATATacgcattaaatcaaatcgaaagaata
The Silene latifolia isolate original U9 population chromosome 11, ASM4854445v1, whole genome shotgun sequence genome window above contains:
- the LOC141613413 gene encoding uncharacterized protein LOC141613413, whose amino-acid sequence is MEDSMRECMKKLAIWYTKSFKPLITHDELEPIMAVLGFVGQPDKPAQNGVVWKEYVYAAGALAAELSIPLPRPKLPSHRIDGLHIYTYRAFIDAVNFYLDMDDISDLFHIRGMPLHRTYDRNKRFRRMDGNESVFVYREGTLDQSTYNYYHVDKNDANGDNNNHGSVTIRNKGKNLSIGTIVQLKDIIVWTLE